The following proteins are encoded in a genomic region of Oncorhynchus clarkii lewisi isolate Uvic-CL-2024 unplaced genomic scaffold, UVic_Ocla_1.0 unplaced_contig_4851_pilon_pilon, whole genome shotgun sequence:
- the LOC139394135 gene encoding mitochondrial fission 1 protein-like, translated as MVYFAKLLQHNWRNEYTLVTSSGNMEAVVCDVVSPEDLLKFEKYSTELAEDTKFEYAWCLIRSNFPDDINKGIVLLDELVHKGTKDDQRDYLFYLAIGNYKLKEYERGLKSIRILLKNEPGNTQALDLEKLIVKAMRKVYQMKTHASSLEPDVCIAYGCCQLYIMAT; from the exons ATGGTTTATTTTGCTAAACTTTTGCAACATAATtggcgtaatgaatacacccttgTTACTTCATCCGGAAACATGGAGGCTGTCGTCTGTGATGTTGTTTCACCAGAGGATCTCTTG AAATTTGAGAAGTATTCTACAGAGTTGGCTGAAGACACAAAGTTTGAGTATGCCTGGTGTCTGATCAGGAGCAATTTCCCGGATGACATCAATAAGGGCATCGTTCTGCTGGATG AGCTGGTTCACAAGGGGACCAAGGATGACCAGAGGGACTACTTGTTTTACCTGGCTATTGGAAACTACAAACTGAAG GAGTATGAGAGGGGCCTGAAAAGCATCCGGATCCTCCTGAAGAATGAGCCAGGGAACACGCAAGCTCTGGATCTGGAGAAGCTCATAGTGAAGGCCATGAGGAAAG TTTATCAGATGAAGACCCATGCATCTAGCCTGGAGCCAGATGTTTGTATTGCATATGGTTGCTGTCAGCTATACATTATGGCTACATAG